The following are encoded in a window of Calonectris borealis chromosome 17, bCalBor7.hap1.2, whole genome shotgun sequence genomic DNA:
- the PCMTD2 gene encoding protein-L-isoaspartate O-methyltransferase domain-containing protein 2 isoform X12 — protein MKNLLKVGGILVMPLEEKLTKITRTGPSAWETKKILAVSFAPLIQPNHADSGKSRLVHLPPVAVRSLQDLARIAIRGTIKKIIHQETMSKNGNGLKNPPRFKRRRVRRRRMETIVFLDKEVFASRISNPSDDNNNSEDIEDERREEEETKPSELKPDPPVNFLREKVLSLPLPDPLKYYLLYYREK, from the exons ttGACTAAGATAACTCGTACTGGTCCTTCTGCCTGGGAGACCAAGAAGATTCTTGCTGTTTCTTTTGCTCCTTTGATTCAGCCTAACCATGCAGATTCAGGAAAATCAAGGCTTGTTCACTTGC ccCCAGTGGCTGTTCGCAGCCTCCAGGATCTGGCTCGCATAGCCATCCGaggaactattaaaaaaattatacatcAAGAAACAATGAGCAAAAATGGAAATGGGCTGAAGAACCCCCCAAGATTTAAACGAAGACGTGTGCGTCGCCGTCGCATGGAAACTATTGTTTTCTTGGACAAAGAGGTCTTCGCTAGTCGTATCTCCAACCCATCAGATGATAACAACAACAGCGAGGATATCGAGGATGAGAGAcgagaagaggaagaaactaaACCCTCTGAACTAAAGCCAGATCCCCCTGTAAACTTTTTGAGAGAAAAGGTCTTGAGTCTGCCTTTGCCTGATCCCTTGAAATACTACCTGCTTTATTACAGGGAAAAGTAA